The following are encoded together in the Natronolimnobius sp. AArcel1 genome:
- a CDS encoding Eco57I restriction-modification methylase domain-containing protein: MSQATLSDRPYTNSNLFSGHYLDERVQEREEWDCDDEARTALDELQSLYDLESGLVDGYKEDALIDNWIDEVLDVLGFGTNVETTLPGGGGYVDALLFEDATARRDAAEVYLRTEDTADLFERGVGLVEAKQWDADFTTRFSEQRPYRNASHQIKHYLERTPEEIQWGVLTNGRKWRLYGTNDYETQTYYEVDLPELLEHGDLEAFKYFYVFFRPGAFREISGTTFLDSVWSESETVAQELGEDLQDNVFTALRVLGRGFAETNDLDIDPDDDEELAALKEQSLVLLYRLMFVLYAESRGLIHPEGGDAVTEYEDNFSLNELRLEIHEEIGEVDDGFDTYSEHSTTMWSRLEDLFRLVDEGEESLGIPPYNGGLFNQENHEFLTNHQVSNRYLAEVIYRISTTENDEGRYVLADYADLDTRHLGSVYEGLLEHQFRIAPEDYAAVSDDGGQVWEPATEVSVADAVETVDAGGLYVVNDEGERKATGAYYTPDYVVTYIVEETVDPLIDEIRADLQEQGFETGTHEYLGAFYRRVLDLTILDPAMGSGHFLTRATEYLAQQVMEEVREIEEATAFDEQRVRRDVAKECIYGVDLNGMAVELAKLSMWLETLAADQPLAFLDHHLKAGNSLVGSDVTAVLSNGAEADDDGGQLTLQQSFARVREQTLDHVMDRVQELLEIDNETLEDIKSMEELYDEVRSDPFYQRLFELTNVHTAERFDLDVPEGAYERMAGAIDDEDKWADVREEGWFQSAQAMAEGEAFFHWELEFPEVFFDQDGEKRADAGFDAVIGNPPYVRQEQIKGATELFSEFEVYSPAADLYTYFIEQGYELLADENNLGYIVSNKFTKAEYGNPLRKFLASNTRLKTLCDFHDLPVFGPSVSAYPLIMSLKKSEPSSSNEVSIMKIDDLEFRRLRERVDENSVLIEQSQLSSESWSLSNPEAIELTNKINGIGEELDQYLSSEILRGILTGLNEAFIIGKDKYDKIVDNDLNSERFIVPLMKGHDADRYLSGFSDRYLIRVPSGWSKSASGRESEEDAWEWFASEYPGIADHLIEFRSDARSRYDRGECWWELRPCDYYDEFESEKIVYPEISDGPRFSLDIDAKYTNNKCFIIPVEDYELLGILNSSVGEFWARNKLSSVRGGYLEYRTVHLSEFPVPSGDEPKLSNAVENIIDLIAERRTLNLSLLDHFGSYSNGENLSNIGLTQPPEGVADSILNDTTNEQENLRIGTVEVVRETTTSLEIQLTARYKPDDELEYDTDQWGYTETELLPAVHISNLTKTEADLIEAFVPVAVDEAGGFANFRETATKTNSLIDRLRKLTLPAVDDICSGLKSYLETKERAEELNKEIENTDQLIDEIVYELYELSDKDIEIIEEAIIE, from the coding sequence ATGAGTCAGGCGACGCTGTCGGATCGGCCATATACGAATTCGAATCTGTTCTCCGGCCACTATCTCGACGAGCGCGTGCAGGAACGCGAGGAGTGGGACTGTGATGATGAGGCACGGACAGCACTGGATGAATTACAGTCGTTGTACGACCTCGAGTCCGGACTGGTGGATGGGTACAAGGAAGATGCACTGATAGACAACTGGATCGACGAAGTGCTCGACGTGCTTGGATTCGGGACGAACGTCGAGACGACACTGCCCGGTGGGGGCGGGTACGTCGATGCGCTGCTATTCGAGGATGCTACGGCGCGTCGCGACGCTGCGGAGGTCTATCTGCGAACTGAGGACACGGCTGATCTGTTCGAACGCGGCGTCGGGCTGGTCGAAGCAAAGCAGTGGGACGCCGACTTCACGACTCGATTTAGTGAGCAGCGGCCGTATCGGAACGCCTCCCACCAGATCAAACACTATCTCGAGCGAACGCCAGAGGAAATCCAGTGGGGCGTGCTGACGAACGGGCGCAAGTGGCGACTCTACGGAACGAACGACTACGAGACACAGACCTACTACGAGGTGGATTTGCCGGAGTTGCTCGAGCACGGCGATCTCGAGGCGTTCAAGTATTTCTACGTCTTTTTCCGCCCCGGTGCATTCCGGGAGATTTCCGGGACGACCTTTCTGGATTCGGTCTGGTCCGAGAGCGAGACGGTTGCCCAGGAACTCGGGGAGGACTTACAGGACAACGTCTTCACCGCGTTGCGGGTGCTTGGACGTGGGTTTGCCGAAACGAACGATCTCGATATTGACCCGGACGACGACGAGGAACTTGCGGCGCTGAAAGAGCAGTCGCTGGTGTTGTTGTACCGGCTGATGTTCGTCCTCTACGCCGAATCGCGGGGGTTGATCCATCCGGAGGGTGGCGACGCCGTCACGGAGTACGAGGACAACTTCAGCCTGAACGAACTGCGACTCGAGATTCACGAGGAAATCGGCGAGGTCGACGACGGTTTCGACACCTACAGCGAGCACTCGACGACGATGTGGAGTCGGCTCGAGGATCTGTTTCGGCTGGTCGACGAAGGCGAGGAGTCGCTGGGGATTCCGCCGTACAACGGCGGGCTGTTCAATCAGGAGAACCACGAGTTCCTGACGAACCATCAGGTGAGCAACCGCTATCTCGCGGAAGTCATCTACCGTATTTCGACGACCGAAAACGACGAGGGGCGGTACGTGCTGGCCGACTACGCGGACCTGGATACACGGCATCTGGGAAGCGTCTACGAGGGACTGCTCGAGCATCAGTTCCGAATCGCGCCGGAGGACTACGCGGCGGTGTCGGACGACGGCGGACAGGTTTGGGAACCTGCAACGGAGGTGTCGGTTGCGGACGCGGTCGAAACCGTCGATGCGGGTGGGCTGTACGTTGTCAACGACGAGGGCGAGCGAAAGGCCACGGGGGCGTACTATACACCGGACTACGTGGTGACGTACATCGTCGAGGAGACGGTCGATCCGCTGATTGACGAGATTCGGGCGGACCTCCAGGAGCAGGGCTTCGAGACGGGAACGCACGAGTATCTCGGGGCGTTTTACCGCCGGGTGCTGGATCTGACGATTCTCGATCCGGCGATGGGCAGCGGGCACTTCCTGACGCGGGCGACGGAGTACCTGGCCCAGCAGGTGATGGAGGAGGTGCGCGAGATCGAGGAGGCGACGGCGTTCGACGAGCAGCGGGTTCGCCGGGACGTGGCGAAGGAGTGCATCTACGGCGTGGACTTGAACGGGATGGCGGTCGAACTCGCGAAGCTCTCGATGTGGCTCGAGACGCTCGCGGCGGATCAGCCGTTGGCGTTTCTGGACCACCACCTGAAGGCGGGCAACTCGCTGGTTGGGTCGGACGTGACGGCGGTGCTGTCGAACGGTGCGGAGGCGGACGACGACGGTGGGCAGTTGACCCTCCAGCAGTCGTTTGCCCGCGTGCGCGAGCAGACGCTGGATCACGTCATGGATCGGGTCCAGGAGTTACTCGAGATCGATAACGAGACGCTCGAGGACATCAAGTCGATGGAGGAGTTGTACGACGAGGTGCGAAGCGATCCGTTCTACCAGCGGTTGTTCGAGTTGACGAACGTCCACACGGCGGAGCGATTCGATCTGGACGTGCCCGAGGGGGCCTACGAGCGGATGGCGGGTGCAATCGACGACGAAGACAAGTGGGCCGACGTGCGCGAAGAGGGCTGGTTCCAATCAGCGCAGGCGATGGCTGAGGGCGAGGCGTTTTTCCACTGGGAACTCGAGTTTCCGGAGGTCTTCTTTGATCAGGATGGGGAAAAGCGAGCGGATGCTGGGTTTGATGCGGTGATTGGGAATCCTCCGTATGTCCGCCAAGAGCAAATTAAAGGAGCAACTGAATTGTTCTCAGAATTTGAAGTCTATTCCCCTGCTGCAGACCTCTATACGTATTTCATCGAACAAGGTTACGAACTTCTGGCTGATGAGAATAATTTGGGATATATTGTATCAAATAAATTCACAAAGGCAGAATATGGAAATCCTCTTCGGAAGTTTTTAGCCAGCAATACACGGCTCAAAACCCTCTGTGACTTCCATGATTTACCTGTCTTTGGTCCTTCTGTCTCGGCATATCCGTTAATAATGTCTTTAAAGAAGAGTGAACCCTCTTCCAGCAACGAAGTATCAATTATGAAGATAGATGATTTAGAGTTCAGGAGGTTGCGAGAAAGAGTCGATGAAAATAGTGTTCTGATAGAACAGTCCCAATTGAGTAGTGAATCGTGGTCATTATCAAATCCAGAAGCGATTGAATTAACAAATAAAATCAATGGGATTGGCGAAGAATTAGATCAATACCTAAGTTCGGAAATTTTGAGAGGGATATTAACTGGTTTGAATGAGGCATTTATAATCGGGAAGGATAAATATGACAAGATAGTAGATAATGACCTTAATTCTGAACGTTTCATTGTCCCACTCATGAAAGGACATGATGCAGACCGATATCTATCTGGATTCTCAGATCGCTATCTAATCCGAGTCCCATCCGGTTGGTCAAAGTCGGCATCTGGAAGAGAATCAGAAGAAGATGCATGGGAATGGTTCGCCTCTGAGTATCCCGGAATCGCAGACCATCTCATTGAATTTAGATCTGATGCACGCTCACGGTATGACAGGGGAGAATGTTGGTGGGAGCTTCGTCCATGTGACTATTATGACGAATTTGAGTCAGAAAAAATAGTGTACCCTGAAATTTCAGATGGACCTCGATTCAGTCTTGATATCGATGCAAAGTATACAAATAATAAATGTTTCATAATACCTGTTGAAGATTATGAATTACTCGGTATTCTCAATTCATCTGTTGGTGAGTTTTGGGCAAGAAATAAACTTTCCAGCGTTCGTGGGGGGTATCTAGAATACCGAACAGTTCATTTGTCGGAATTCCCTGTCCCATCTGGAGATGAACCAAAACTGTCTAACGCTGTAGAAAATATAATCGATTTGATTGCAGAACGGCGTACTCTGAATCTCTCTCTTCTTGACCACTTTGGTTCCTACTCGAATGGAGAAAACCTATCCAATATTGGACTTACTCAACCACCAGAAGGCGTAGCCGACTCCATTCTTAACGATACGACTAACGAACAAGAGAATCTTCGAATTGGAACTGTTGAGGTCGTTCGTGAGACCACAACATCTCTTGAGATCCAACTCACAGCTCGTTACAAACCTGACGATGAACTCGAATATGATACTGACCAATGGGGATATACCGAAACTGAACTCTTACCAGCAGTTCATATATCTAATCTCACCAAGACTGAGGCAGATCTCATAGAGGCCTTTGTTCCTGTCGCTGTTGACGAAGCTGGAGGGTTTGCCAACTTCCGTGAGACAGCCACCAAAACTAATTCACTCATTGACCGTCTTCGGAAACTCACACTTCCTGCTGTTGATGACATTTGTTCAGGCCTCAAAAGCTATCTTGAAACAAAAGAACGAGCTGAGGAACTCAACAAAGAAATTGAAAATACAGACCAACTAATTGATGAAATCGTCTATGAATTATACGAGTTATCAGACAAAGATATTGAGATCATTGAAGAAGCTATTATAGAATAA